Sequence from the Thermococcus sp. genome:
ACCTCAAGGTCGCCGACAACAGTGGTGCCAAGGTCATTCAGATAATCGGCGTCGTCGGTTACAAGGGAACGAGGAGGAGGCTTGCCTCAGCTGGCGTTGGCGACATGGTCGTTGCCACCGTTAAGAAGGGAAGGCCCGACATTAGACACCAAGTCGTTAGGGCAGTTATTGTCAGGCAGAGGAAAGAATACAGGCGCCTCGACGGAATGCGCGTCAAGTTCGAGGACAACGCGGCAGCTATAGTCACCCCCGAAGGTGTTCCGAGGGGAACCGAAATCAGGGGTGCCATAGCCAGGGAAGCCGCCGAGAGGTGGGTCAGGCTCGGTAGTATAGCGAGCATAGTGCTGTGAGGTGAGAGTTATGAAGCTTGATATGAAGCAATCGAGAAAGCAGAGGAAGTTCCTCTATAACGCTCCCCTTCATCTCAGGGGCAAGATAATGAGCGCTACCCTGAGCAAGGAACTCAGGGAGAAGTACGGCGTCAGGAACCTTCCTATTAGGGTCGGTGACAAGGTTAAGGTCATGTGTGGCGACTTCAAGGGTAAGGAAGGAAAGGTCGTCGAGGTTGACCTCAAGAGGTACAGGATTCACGTTGAGGGCGTTACCCAGAAGAGAACCGATGGAACCGAGGTGTTCTACCCGCTTCACCCGTCGAACGTTATGATTGTTGAGCTCAACCTCGACGATGAGAGGAGAGAGAAGATAATTAAGAGGAGGGCTGAGTGATGGCGAGAAAGGGTCCGAAGAGGCACCTTAAGAGGCTTGCCGCCCCAACCGCCTGGTACATTCACAGGAAGGCCTATAAGTGGGCGGTCAGGCCGAGTCCGGGTCCGCACAGCATGAAGACGTCGATACCCTTGATTTACATAGTCAGGGACTACCTCGGCTACGCGAGAACCGCGAGGGAGGCAAGGAAGATACTCAACGAGGGTAAGATACTCGTCGACGGTCGCGTTAGGAAGGACTACAAGTTCCCGGTTGGAATCATGGATGTGGTTTCGATACCCGAAACCGGCGAGCACTACCGGGTTCTGCCCAACAGGATTGGCAAGCTCATCCTCCACCCGATAAGCGAGGAGGAGGCAAAGCTCAAGCCCTTCAGGATTGACAACAAGAGAATGGTCAAGGGTGCCAAGGTTCAGCTCAACCTTCACGATGGAAGTAACCACTTGGTCAGCCTCGCCGAGAAGGACGCCTACAGGACCTCTTACACTGTCATCATGAAGGTTCCGGAGAGGCAGATAGTCAAGATACTGCCCTTCGAGGTCGGTGCCTACGTCTTCGTCACCCAGGGTAAGAACGTTGCCAGAAAGGGTAAGATAGTTGAAGTCAGGCACTTCCCGATGGGCTGGCCCGACGTCGTTACAATCGAGGACGAAAACGGAGAGCTCTTCGACACCCTGAAGGAGTATGCCTTTGTCGTTGGTAAGGATAAGCCGGAGATTTCCCTTCCGTGAGGTGAGAGACGATGCAGATTAACAGAGAGGCTATCTTAGCGGACTGGGAAGCTCACCCGATGAGGAAGCCGAGGATTGCGAAGGTCACGATAAACATAGGCGTTGGCGAGAGCGGTGAGAGGCTTACCAAAGCCGAGAAGATGCTCCGGGACTTGGTCGGCCAGAAGCCGATAAGGAGAAGGGCCAAGCAGACCAACAAGGACTTCGGAATAAGGCGCGGTGAGCCGATAGCCGTTAAGGTCACCCTCCGTGGGAAGAAGGCCTACGAGATGCTCGACAGGCTTTTGGAGGCTGTTGACAGGAAGCTCAGCGTCGGCAACTTCGACGAGCACGGAAACTTCTGCTTTGGAATCCAGGAGCACATAAACATACCGGGGGTTGAATACGACCCCGAGATTGGCATCTTCGGTATGGACGTCTGCGTTACCCTCGAGAGGCCCGGCTTTAGGGTCGCCAAGAGGAAGAGGCAGAGGAGGAAGATACCGAACAGGCACAAGCTGACGAAGGAAGAGGGTATAGTCTTTGCTATTGAGGAGTTCAAGGTCAACGTGGAGGGATTGTGAGATGGCGAAGGCTGATTACAACAAGAGGAAGCCGAGAAAGTTTGGTAAGGGAGCGAGAAGGTGCATGCGCTGCGGCCAGTACGGTCCGATAATCAGGATACACGGGCTCATGCTCTGCAGGCACTGCTTCCGCGAGGTCGCTCCAAAACTCGGCTTCAAGAAGTATGAGTGAGGTGAGAAAAAATGACTCTGCTTGACCCGCTTGCGAACGCTCTTTCCCACATAACCAACAGCGAGAGGGTTGGAAAGAAGGAAGTTTACATAAAGCCCGCCTCCAAGCTAATCGGCGAAGTGCTGAGGGTTATGCAGGAGAACGGCTACATCGGCGAGTTCGAGTTCATAGACGACGGCAGGGCCGGCATCTACAGGGTTCAGCTCATAGGCAAGATAAACAAGGCCGGAGCTATTAAACCGAGGTTTCCGGTCAAAGCTAGAGACTACGAGTACTGGGAGAAGAGGTTCCTTCCGGCCTTCGAGTTCGGGATTCTTATAGTGTCAACTTCCCAAGGCGTTATGACCCACAAAGAGGCCCGTGAGAAGGGCATCGGCGGAAGGCTGATAGCCTACGTCTACTGAGGTGAGAGAGATGCCGGTAGACGCTTGGATAAGGGAGGAAGTTGAGATTCCAGAGGGAGTCGAAGTTACAGTTGAAGGAAACACGGTCAAGGTCAAGGGGCCGAAGGGAGAACTCCAGAGAGAGCTCAAGTATCCGGGAGTTAAGATATTCACAGAGGACGGTAAGGTCGTCATCTACAAGGAGTTCCCGAGGAAGAAGGACATCGCCATAGCGAGAACCTTCAAGGCTCACATAGCCAATATGATTAAAGGCGTCACCGAGGGCTTCACATACAGGCTCAAAGTGGTTTATAGTCACTTCCCAATCTCAGTTAAAGTTCAGGGTGATGAAGTCATCATCGAGAACTTCCTCGGTGAGAAGGCTCCGAGAAGGGCCAAGATACTCCCAGGAGTTACCGTCAAGGTTCGCGGTCAGGAAATAGTTGTTGAGGGTATAGACAAGGAGGCAGTTGGTCAGACCGCGGCAAACATCGAGCAGGCCACGAGAATAACGAAGTGGGATAGGAGAGTATTCCAAGACGGTATTTACATAGTTGAGAAGGCTGGCAAGCCGATAAAGTTCTGAGGTGTGAGAAATGGACGAGAAGGCGAGACTCCTTAAGATAAGGGCCAAGCTCAAGAGGAAGAAACCGAGATTCCTCCGCCAGGAGTGGTGGAGGTATCCCAAGTTCAAGAACGATCCCAAGTGGAGAAGGCCAAAGGGAATTGACAGCAAGATGAGACTCAAGAAGAAGGGCAAGCCCCGCTCGCCGAGCATAGGCTGGAGCTCACCTAAAGCCGTTCGCGGACTTCACCCGAGTGGTTACGAGGAGGTCCTCGTTCACAACGTCAAGGAGCTTGAGGCCATAGACCCGACCAGGCAGGCCGCGAGGATAGCGAGAACCGTTGGTGCGAGAAAGAGGGAGATTATACTTGCTAGGGCTAAAGAACTTGGGATTAAGGTCCTCAACGCGAGGTGATTATCATGCTCAAGATGCAGAGAAGGATTGCCGCCGACATTTTGAAGTGCGGTGAGAACAGGATCTGGATCGACCCGGAGAGAATTGATGATGTTGCCTCGGCTATAACCCGTGAGGACATTAAGAGGCTCATTCACGATGGCGTCATAAAGAAGAAGCCCATCAAGGGCCAGAGCAGAGCAAGGGCAAGGGCCTTCCACGAGGCTAGGAAGAAGGGACGCCACAGGGGTCCTGGAAGCAAGAAGGGTAAGAAGACCGCCAGGATGGGCAAGAAGGAAGTTTGGATGATGACCATAAGGGCCCTCAGGAAGGAACTCAGGAAGCTCAAGGCTGAGGGCAAGATTGACGCCCATACTTACAGGAGGCTCTACATAAGGGCCAAGGGTGGTCAGTTCAAGAACAAGAGACAGCTCTATCTGTTCATGCAGGAACACGGTATTTTGAAGGAGTGAGGTGAGAAAAATGGCAAGGGGACCAAGGTATAGGGTTCCATTCAGGAGGAGGAGAGAGGGCAAGACCAACTATCACAAGAGGCTCAAGCTCCTCAAGAGCAAGAAGCCGAGGCTCGTTGTTAGAAAGAGTCTTAACCACCACATAGCCCAGATTATAGTCTACGACCCGAAGGGCGACAGGACGATAGTTTCCGCCCACACCAGGGAGCTCATCAGGGACTTCGGCTGGAAGGGCCACACTGGAAACACTCCGAGCGCTTACCTGCTCGGTCTCCTCATTGGTTACAAGGCCAAGAAGGCTGGAGTAGGGGAGGCAATACTCGACATAGGCCTTCACCCGCCGACAAGGGGTTCAAGCGTTTTCGCGGTCCTCAAGGGTGCAGTTGATGCTGGTCTCAACGTCCCGCACAGCGAGGAGATATTTCCCGAGGACTACAGGATTAGGGGCGAGCACATAGCGGAATACGCCAAGGCCCTTAAGGAGGAGGACGAGAGTCTCTACAGAAGGCAGTTTGGTGGTTATCTTGTCAAGGGCCTCGAGCCCGAGAAGCTTCCCGAGCACTTTGATGAGGTTAAGGCCAAGATAATCGAGAAGTTTGAGGGGGCGAGAGAATGAGCGACCCGAGAGAGATTGCCCAGAGGGTTCTTGAGGAGTGGGAGCCAAAAACAAAACTCGGCAGGCTCGTTAAGGAGGGTCAGATAACTGACATTCACGAGATATTCAGGAAGGGTTACCAGATAAAGGAACCCGAGATAGTTGACGTCCTCCTTCCCGAGGTCAACCTCAGGGAGAATCAGGAAGTGCTTGACATCGCTTTGACCGTTAGAATGACCGACAGCGGTAGGAGGATTCGCTTCCGCGTTCTCGCGGCCGTTGGCAATAGGGACGGTTACGTTGGCCTCGGAATTGGTCACGGAAGGGAAGTTGGTATAGCCATCAGGAAAGCTATTAACTACGCTAAGATGAATCTCATCGAAATCAAGCGCGGTTGTGGAAGCTGGGAGTGCAGGTGCAGGAGGCCCCACTCGATTCCATTCGCCGTTGAGGGCAAGGAGGGTAGCGTTAGGGTTAAGCTCATGCCCGGACCGCGTGGCCTTGGCCTCGTTATCGGTGACGTCGGCAAGAAGATACTGAGCCTCGCTGGTGTGCAGGACGTCTGGTCTCAGACCCTCGGTGAGACGAGAACAACTGTCAACTTCGCCAAAGCTGTCTTTAACGCCCTCTACAACACCAACCGCGTAGCCATACAGCCGGGTATGGAGGAGAAATACGGTATTGTCGTCGGCAGGGCGATGCCCCAGAGCTTTGAGCTGTGAGGTGAGAAAAGATGGCTAAGTTAGCGCTCATAAGGCTTAGGAGCGGGATTAGGGCGAGGGGCGAAGTAAGGGACACATTAGCTATGCTCCGCCTTCACAGGATTAACCACCTCGTCATAGTCGATGATACCCCCAGCTACCGCGGGATGATACAGAAGGTCAAGGACTACATCACCTGGGGCGAGATTGACAAGGAGACCCTGGTAAAGCTCCTCAGAAAGCGCGGAAGGCTCGTCGGCAACAAGCCCATCACAGACGAGTACGTTCAGGAGAAGCTCGGGATGAGCCTTGAGGAGTTCGCTGAAAAAGTTATCAACGGAGAGATGAAGCTCAGGGACTTGCCGAACATCAAGCCCGTCTTCAGGCTCCACCCGCCGAGGGGAGGACTCAAGGGAAGCAAGAAGCGCTCCTTCAAGGAGGGCGGAGCCCTCGGTTACAGGGGCGAGAAGATTAACGAGCTCATTGAGAGAATGCTCTGAGGTGGCGAGAGATGATTAGGAGGAGGAAGAAGGTTAGGAAACTTCGTGGAAGTCACACTCACGGATGGGGCTGTAAGAAGAAGCACCGCGGTGGTGGAAGCAAGGGCGGTCGCGGTATGGCAGGTACCGGTAAGAGGAAGGACCAGAAGTTCACCTGGACCATCAAGTACGCCCCCGACCACCTCGGCAAGAGGGGCTTCCACAGGCCCAAGGCCGTAACTTACGTCCCCAAGGTCATCAACCTGAGTGACATCGACGAGAACTTCGAGCTCTTTAAAGACATGGGCGTTATCTACGAGGAGGAAGGAAAGCTCGTCTTCGATGCGACCCAGCTTGGCGTTGACAAGGTTCTCGGCACAGGGAAGCTTACCCGCGCAATCGTTGTCAAGGCCTACTACGTTACGCCGAAGGCCGAGGAGAAAATTAAGGCTGCCGGTGGCGAGGTTATCCTCGCCTGATTTCTTTCAACTTTTGGCAGGTGTCGGCTATGGGGAAGGTAAGGGACATCATATATGCTATTGAGCGTTATTTCCCTGAAGTTGAACGACCAAAAAGGCACGTCCCACTTAAGGAAAAGTTCATGTGGACTGGGATAGTTCTACTGCTGTATTTCATACTCTCGGAAATACCTCTCTATGGAATTCCTCCTAAAGTTCAGGATTATTTTGCAACACTTAGATTTGTTCTTGCCGGTAGAAGCGGTTCGCTTTTAACCCTGGGTATCGGTCCTATCGTTACCGCGAGTATAATCATGCAACTTCTCGTTGGTTCTGAGATAGTGAAGCTCGACCTATCAAATCCAGAGGATAGGAGGTTTTACCAGGCCACTCAGAAGTTGTTCTCAGTGTTCATGAGCTTCTTTGAAGCTGCCATCTACGTCTTTGCCGGTGCCTTCGGTAAGGTTAGTACATCAATTGGAGCATTTCAGACAGTTACGAGTCCTGAGGGGTTTATATATATTGGTCTTGGTCTCGCAATCCTCATAATCCTTCAGCTCGGCTTTGCATCAACAATGCTAATACTCCTTGATGAGCTTGTAAGCAAGTGGGGAATAGGAAGTGGTATAAGTCTTTTCATCGCCGCCGGAGTCTCGCAGACCGTCATCTATAAGGCCCTTGCCCCCGTTCCGAGCAAGGAGTATATAGATCCACTCACAGGTCAGCCGGCAATAGTCGGTGCCATCCCGGCTTTCATTCAGCACCTGCTTAAGGGGGACATAACCGGTGCCATTTATCGCGGTGGAACCCTGCCGGACATGGTCAAACTCCTAGGCACGATAGCCGTGTTCCTTGTTGTCGTTTACCTTGAGAGCATGCGCGTTGAGATTCCCCTCAGCTACGGCCGCGTTACCGTCCGCGGTAGGTATCCAATAAGGTTCATGTATGTTAGCAACATTCCGATAATCCTCACCATGGCTCTCTACGCCAACATTCAGCTCTGGGCCAGGCTACTTAACAACTATGGCATAACGTGGCTAGGAACCTTTGACCAGAACGGATACCCGGCGAGCGGTTTCGTTACATACCTCTACCCGCCCAGGGATATCTTCCATGTCATCGCCGATCCTTGGAGGGCGTTCGTGTACGCTATAATGACAATATTCTGGTCGCTGATATTTGGTTTCCTGTGGGTTGAACTTACCGGTCTCGATGCCAAGAGCATAGCAAGACAACTCCAGCAGGCGGGACTTCAGATTCCGGGATTCAGGCGCGACCCGAGAATCCTTGAGAGAGTCCTCCAGCGCTATATACCATACGTTACCTTCTGGGGTTCCTTCACACTAGCGTTAGTTGCAGTGCTTGCAGACTTCCTCGGTGCCTTGGGAACGGGAACTGGAATCCTGCTGACAGTTGGTATACTCTACAGGTTCTACGAAGAGATAGCCAGGGAGCAGGCAACGGAGATGTTCCCGGCCCTTAGAAGATTCTTTGCTAAGTGACTTTCCTTTTTCGCAAAACCTTTTAAGGCTGTTTTTCCTTTACCAATCAGAACCTCCTGGGTGAGAGCTATGCCGTTTGTCGTCATGATTACTGGTATTCCAGGAGTTGGTAAGAGTACCATCACAAGACTCGCTCTCAAGAGAACCCGGGCCAAGTTCAGGCTCGTTAACTTTGGGGACTTGATGTTTGAAGAGGCCGTTAAAGCGGGTCTCGTTGAGCACAGAGATGAAATGAGAAAGCTCGATCCTAAAACTCAAAAGGAACTTCAGCTTAGGGCAGCACAGAAGATAGTGGAAATAGCCAGGGAAGAACCGGTTTTGCTTGACACTCACGCAACGATAAAGACCCCCGTTGGCTATCTGCTTGGTTTTCCTAGGGAGGTTATCGAGGTCATAAACCCAAACTTCATAGTTATAATTGAAGCAACGCCCAGCGAGATTCTGGGCAGACGTCTCAGAGACCTCAAGAGGGACAGGGACGTTGAGACAGAAGAGCAGATTGAGAGACACCAAGACCTAAATAGGGCTGCTGCAGTAAGTTATGCCATGCACTCAAACGCCCTAATAAAAATAATCGAGAATCACGAGGACAAAGGTTTGGAGGAAGCTGTTAACGAACTCGTTCAAGTGCTTGATCTGGCGGTGAGTGAGTATGATTGAGAGTATATACAGATTCCTTAATGATATATTCGGACCGTTTATAATGAACTACCAGCCTCTCTGGGTTATAACCTTCATGGGGTTCATAATTGGAGGGTTTTATACCCTACTTTACTACTTCGTCACTGACATTGAGAAACAGAAAAAACTCCAGAAGCTCGCAAAGGAAGTTCAAAAGGAAATGAGGGAAGCCCAGAAGAGTGGAGATGAAAAGAGGCTCAGAAAGGCCCAGCAAAAACAGCTTGAGCTCATGAAAATGCAAGGGGAAATAATGAGACAACAAATGATCCCAATGCTTCTCACTATGCCCATATTTTGGATATTCTTCAGCTGGCTTAGAATGTGGTACACGGAGGTTGCTATCGTCAAGGCCCCCTTCACTTCTTTCTCTTTGACTGGTTCCACAGGATGTATCACTCTGTGCTCTCAGGCAGTGAGCTGGGCTACATTGGCTGGTATGTCCTTTCGAGCTATGTGATTGGTATGGTTCTGAGAAAGCTCCTTGACATGGGATAAATTTAAAAACGCTCCGCTGAAAGGGGTTGCGAGGTGAGAACATGAAGCCGATGTATCGCTCAAGGTCATGGAGAAGGAAGTACGTTAGGACTCCGGGAGGAAGAACCGTAATTCACTTTGAGAGGAGAAAGCCAAAGATCGCCCACTGCGCTCTCTGTGGCAGACCGCTCAACGGAGTTCCTCGGGGAAGGCCGAGCGAGCTCAGGAAGCTCCCCAAGACCAAGAAGAGGCCCGAGAGGCCCTACCCGAACCTCTGCCCGAGCTGTATGAGGAAGGTTATGAAGGCCCAGGTCAGGGCTTC
This genomic interval carries:
- a CDS encoding 50S ribosomal protein L14, with protein sequence MAKKGAGATRGISPVRPTRALPIGAYLKVADNSGAKVIQIIGVVGYKGTRRRLASAGVGDMVVATVKKGRPDIRHQVVRAVIVRQRKEYRRLDGMRVKFEDNAAAIVTPEGVPRGTEIRGAIAREAAERWVRLGSIASIVL
- the rplX gene encoding 50S ribosomal protein L24 translates to MKLDMKQSRKQRKFLYNAPLHLRGKIMSATLSKELREKYGVRNLPIRVGDKVKVMCGDFKGKEGKVVEVDLKRYRIHVEGVTQKRTDGTEVFYPLHPSNVMIVELNLDDERREKIIKRRAE
- a CDS encoding 30S ribosomal protein S4e, with amino-acid sequence MARKGPKRHLKRLAAPTAWYIHRKAYKWAVRPSPGPHSMKTSIPLIYIVRDYLGYARTAREARKILNEGKILVDGRVRKDYKFPVGIMDVVSIPETGEHYRVLPNRIGKLILHPISEEEAKLKPFRIDNKRMVKGAKVQLNLHDGSNHLVSLAEKDAYRTSYTVIMKVPERQIVKILPFEVGAYVFVTQGKNVARKGKIVEVRHFPMGWPDVVTIEDENGELFDTLKEYAFVVGKDKPEISLP
- a CDS encoding 50S ribosomal protein L5 encodes the protein MQINREAILADWEAHPMRKPRIAKVTINIGVGESGERLTKAEKMLRDLVGQKPIRRRAKQTNKDFGIRRGEPIAVKVTLRGKKAYEMLDRLLEAVDRKLSVGNFDEHGNFCFGIQEHINIPGVEYDPEIGIFGMDVCVTLERPGFRVAKRKRQRRKIPNRHKLTKEEGIVFAIEEFKVNVEGL
- a CDS encoding 30S ribosomal protein S14; this encodes MAKADYNKRKPRKFGKGARRCMRCGQYGPIIRIHGLMLCRHCFREVAPKLGFKKYE
- a CDS encoding 30S ribosomal protein S8 gives rise to the protein MTLLDPLANALSHITNSERVGKKEVYIKPASKLIGEVLRVMQENGYIGEFEFIDDGRAGIYRVQLIGKINKAGAIKPRFPVKARDYEYWEKRFLPAFEFGILIVSTSQGVMTHKEAREKGIGGRLIAYVY
- a CDS encoding 50S ribosomal protein L6 — protein: MPVDAWIREEVEIPEGVEVTVEGNTVKVKGPKGELQRELKYPGVKIFTEDGKVVIYKEFPRKKDIAIARTFKAHIANMIKGVTEGFTYRLKVVYSHFPISVKVQGDEVIIENFLGEKAPRRAKILPGVTVKVRGQEIVVEGIDKEAVGQTAANIEQATRITKWDRRVFQDGIYIVEKAGKPIKF
- a CDS encoding 50S ribosomal protein L32e; the encoded protein is MDEKARLLKIRAKLKRKKPRFLRQEWWRYPKFKNDPKWRRPKGIDSKMRLKKKGKPRSPSIGWSSPKAVRGLHPSGYEEVLVHNVKELEAIDPTRQAARIARTVGARKREIILARAKELGIKVLNAR
- a CDS encoding 50S ribosomal protein L19e, coding for MLKMQRRIAADILKCGENRIWIDPERIDDVASAITREDIKRLIHDGVIKKKPIKGQSRARARAFHEARKKGRHRGPGSKKGKKTARMGKKEVWMMTIRALRKELRKLKAEGKIDAHTYRRLYIRAKGGQFKNKRQLYLFMQEHGILKE
- a CDS encoding 50S ribosomal protein L18, with protein sequence MARGPRYRVPFRRRREGKTNYHKRLKLLKSKKPRLVVRKSLNHHIAQIIVYDPKGDRTIVSAHTRELIRDFGWKGHTGNTPSAYLLGLLIGYKAKKAGVGEAILDIGLHPPTRGSSVFAVLKGAVDAGLNVPHSEEIFPEDYRIRGEHIAEYAKALKEEDESLYRRQFGGYLVKGLEPEKLPEHFDEVKAKIIEKFEGARE
- the rpsE gene encoding 30S ribosomal protein S5; its protein translation is MSDPREIAQRVLEEWEPKTKLGRLVKEGQITDIHEIFRKGYQIKEPEIVDVLLPEVNLRENQEVLDIALTVRMTDSGRRIRFRVLAAVGNRDGYVGLGIGHGREVGIAIRKAINYAKMNLIEIKRGCGSWECRCRRPHSIPFAVEGKEGSVRVKLMPGPRGLGLVIGDVGKKILSLAGVQDVWSQTLGETRTTVNFAKAVFNALYNTNRVAIQPGMEEKYGIVVGRAMPQSFEL
- a CDS encoding 50S ribosomal protein L30: MAKLALIRLRSGIRARGEVRDTLAMLRLHRINHLVIVDDTPSYRGMIQKVKDYITWGEIDKETLVKLLRKRGRLVGNKPITDEYVQEKLGMSLEEFAEKVINGEMKLRDLPNIKPVFRLHPPRGGLKGSKKRSFKEGGALGYRGEKINELIERML
- a CDS encoding uL15 family ribosomal protein; this encodes MIRRRKKVRKLRGSHTHGWGCKKKHRGGGSKGGRGMAGTGKRKDQKFTWTIKYAPDHLGKRGFHRPKAVTYVPKVINLSDIDENFELFKDMGVIYEEEGKLVFDATQLGVDKVLGTGKLTRAIVVKAYYVTPKAEEKIKAAGGEVILA
- the secY gene encoding preprotein translocase subunit SecY — encoded protein: MGKVRDIIYAIERYFPEVERPKRHVPLKEKFMWTGIVLLLYFILSEIPLYGIPPKVQDYFATLRFVLAGRSGSLLTLGIGPIVTASIIMQLLVGSEIVKLDLSNPEDRRFYQATQKLFSVFMSFFEAAIYVFAGAFGKVSTSIGAFQTVTSPEGFIYIGLGLAILIILQLGFASTMLILLDELVSKWGIGSGISLFIAAGVSQTVIYKALAPVPSKEYIDPLTGQPAIVGAIPAFIQHLLKGDITGAIYRGGTLPDMVKLLGTIAVFLVVVYLESMRVEIPLSYGRVTVRGRYPIRFMYVSNIPIILTMALYANIQLWARLLNNYGITWLGTFDQNGYPASGFVTYLYPPRDIFHVIADPWRAFVYAIMTIFWSLIFGFLWVELTGLDAKSIARQLQQAGLQIPGFRRDPRILERVLQRYIPYVTFWGSFTLALVAVLADFLGALGTGTGILLTVGILYRFYEEIAREQATEMFPALRRFFAK
- a CDS encoding adenylate kinase, with protein sequence MPFVVMITGIPGVGKSTITRLALKRTRAKFRLVNFGDLMFEEAVKAGLVEHRDEMRKLDPKTQKELQLRAAQKIVEIAREEPVLLDTHATIKTPVGYLLGFPREVIEVINPNFIVIIEATPSEILGRRLRDLKRDRDVETEEQIERHQDLNRAAAVSYAMHSNALIKIIENHEDKGLEEAVNELVQVLDLAVSEYD
- a CDS encoding 50S ribosomal protein L34e produces the protein MKPMYRSRSWRRKYVRTPGGRTVIHFERRKPKIAHCALCGRPLNGVPRGRPSELRKLPKTKKRPERPYPNLCPSCMRKVMKAQVRASLS